A section of the Sander vitreus isolate 19-12246 chromosome 19, sanVit1, whole genome shotgun sequence genome encodes:
- the LOC144534009 gene encoding insulin receptor substrate 1-B, with the protein MESQAGDLQSCEDVRKSGYLRKQKSMHRRYFVLRAASERGPTRLEYYESEKKFRGKAPVPKKAVALETCFNINKRADSKNKHMIVLYTRAESFAIAAENEADQDEWYQAMVDLQCKSKIPTDNEEGGDYGVPNPGPAFKEVWQVKVWPKGLGQAKNLVGIYRLCLTDKTVNFVKLNSDAAAVVLQLMNVRRCGHSENFFFVEVGRSAVTGPGEFWMQVDDSVVAQNMHETLLEAMKALSEEFRQRSKSQSNSGPGGGATASNPISVPSRRHHPNPPPSQVGFTRRPRTEPPGGVNSGAGVNSASASPTPRHSFPRSPTANDGGKGEDGIAGSTPLQGPCSSPSTNGSCSTTPILRSKSARSSATTAAKTSLGLMRSISTPAPSPAPSLSSSSGHGSEFGGVTSASAGPGSGAYSHVPSHRASVSGSPSDYGSSDEYGSSPGDHTLRASLSLPGSSVGSACSQSHGEEGANYILMGQRSGGGGSSSNQGSLTCRSLPAPGTPACGSQPQTRRVLRRSSSRECEAERRLLSKRASLPPMALERLAPRQRRAEEPADEDSADYAIMSRSTSRESFASTSSSTQRESVMGSGSAGGGGGYLDVAGEFKSEVGGGASGSVDIGVDTGYMSMLPGVTQPPVSLSQSLAVSVPDSDSKPPDDYMAMTPNNSVSPPQQIRPPPASDGYMIMSPNSSCSPDQRGGLSGGAWVGSDSADSRAGSDYMNMSPISARSVNGSPPPAEHTGHLETSSQQQAPKMVYSYYSLPRSYKHNPSAGHFEDVPGRGRRPSGSCSRGMGGGRTMEGRQEQTVAGNSVVGRHLSLSSSSYSSSSASSESLGESEDRATQAVSTIAGGAQSKDGSKLQQKRGSGGLSKQGSHSRSRPVSLFVDVSKANTLPRVRENPLPPEPKSPGEYVSIEFKGEKSSQTGVGGGRGRGLRHGLSLPHGSSSNYPQHRPTSCLGNFISLSRSPSAPITPPAASEYVNMDLGPSPSPSPLSLTPLVFPSFHTPPTPPTLAHAPKACVEGTTGPCEEGAEVAEAPLRKSRESAPSVSESPTSCGDYTEMAFPRSSSSVSPKALSPTRTDPSVPVLSRGLDFPLAKPGPNPDHGAKVIRADPQGRRRHCSETFLAPPSLPTSTSTSSSSTASLFPEHAQAVARRLGFESMLWGNGAVTDNPTQFALPGQQSLPTNTQTSSTEQGLNYIDLDLANKEGHHLGQDGPSGSQAPSRLFSVLGGGSGVGGVGAAVGSSSSSSSTLNTYASIDFYKSEELRTHQNGNKEGTEC; encoded by the exons GTAAAATCCCCACTGACAATGAGGAAGGGGGGGACTATGGCGTGCCCAATCCCGGCCCTGCATTCAAAGAGGTTTGGCAGGTGAAAGTGTGGCCCAAAGGCCTGGGTCAAGCCAAGAACTTGGTGGGCATCTATCGCCTTTGCCTGACTGACAAGACTGTCAATTTTGTCAAGCTCAACTCTGATGCTGCTGCCGTAGTGCTGCAGCTGATGAACGTCCGACGCTGCGGCCATTCAGAAAACTTTTTCTTCGTCGAGGTGGGGCGCTCAGCCGTGACAGGCCCGGGCGAGTTCTGGATGCAG GTGGATGATTCGGTGGTGGCCCAGAACATGCATGAAACCTTGCTAGAGGCTATGAAGGCACTGAGCGAGGAGTTCCGCCAACGCAGCAAGTCTCAGTCGAACTCTGGCCCTGGAGGAGGTGCTACTGCTTCTAACCCCATCAGTGTTCCCTCACGCCGCCATCACCCGAACCCTCCTCCCAGCCAGGTGGGCTTCACCCGTCGGCCCCGAACTGAGCCTCCGGGGGGAGTTAACAGTGGAGCAGGGGTCAACAGTGCCAGTGCTTCTCCCACCCCACGGCATAGCTTCCCGAGGTCTCCCACTGCTAATGACGGGGGGAAAGGTGAGGATGGAATAGCAGGCAGCACACCACTCCAAGGGCCGTGCTCCAGCCCATCCACAAATGGGTCTTGCTCGACCACCCCAATCCTCAGGTCAAAGTCAGCCCGTTCATCCGCCACCACAGCTGCTAAAACTTCTCTTGGGTTGATGCGTTCCATCTCCACACCAGCACCATCTCCAGCCCCAAGCCTCTCATCTAGCTCTGGGCATGGCTCTGAGTTTGGAGGCGTGACATCTGCTAGTGCTGGTCCAGGGTCTGGTGCCTATAGTCATGTCCCCTCCCATCGCGCCTCTGTCTCAGGCTCACCCAGTGACTATGGCTCTTCAGACGAGTATGGCTCTAGTCCTGGGGATCACACTCTCCGAGCCTCCCTGAGCCTCCCTGGAAGCTCTGTTGGTAGCGCTTGCAGTCAGTCCCATGGTGAGGAGGGAGCCAACTATATCCTGATGGGCCAACGTAGTGGTGGCGGTGGTAGCAGCAGTAACCAAGGGAGCTTGACATGCAGATCCTTGCCAGCACCAGGAACCCCAGCCTGTGGCTCCCAGCCACAAACCAGGAGAGTGCTGCGTCGCTCCTCTAGCCGCGAATGTGAGGCTGAACGTAGGCTGCTGAGCAAGCGGGCTTCATTACCTCCTATGGCCCTGGAGAGGCTGGCCCCACGTCAACGCAGAGCTGAGGAGCCTGCAGATGAAGATTCGGCCGATTATGCCATCATGTCCAGAAGCACCAGCCGCGAGTCCTTTGCTTCCACCTCCTCTTCCACACAGAGGGAATCTGTCATGGGTTCTGGATcagcaggaggaggtggagggtaCTTGGATGTGGCCGGTGAGTTCAAAAGTGAAGTGGGTGGAGGAGCAAGTGGTAGTGTAGATATAGGTGTGGACACTGGGTACATGTCCATGCTGCCTGGCGTCACTCAGCCTCCAGTATCCCTGTCCCAATCATTGGCTGTCTCTGTTCCAGACTCGGATTCCAAACCTCCTGATGATTACATGGCCATGACCCCGAACAACAGCGTGTCCCCACCACAGCAGATCCGGCCTCCACCAGCTTCTGATGGCTATATGATAATGTCCCCCAATAGCAGCTGCTCCCCTGATCAGCGTGGAGGTCTCTCTGGAGGGGCTTGGGTGGGCAGTGATAGTGCAGACAGCAGGGCAGGCAGTGACTATATGAACATGTCTCCAATCAGTGCACGTTCTGTAAATGGCAGCCCCCCACCTGCTGAGCACACCGGTCATTTGGAGACCAGTTCTCAACAGCAAGCCCCCAAGATGGTGTATTCTTACTATTCCCTTCCCCGCTCATATAAACATAACCCCTCTGCTGGACACTTTGAGGATGTGCCCGGACGAGGCAGAAGGCCCAGTGGGAGTTGTAGTAGGGGAATGGGTGGAGGTAGGACTATGGAGGGGCGTCAAGAGCAAACAGTAGCAGGCAATTCAGTAGTTGGACGCCACCTAtcactctcctcttcctcatacTCCTCCAGCTCAGCCAGCAGCGAGAGCCTTGGGGAGAGTGAGGACCGAGCTACACAGGCAGTGAGCACCATTGCTGGGGGAGCTCAGTCCAAAGATGGGAGTAAGCTCCAGCAGAAACGAGGCTCTGGTGGATTGTCCAAGCAGGGTAGCCATAGTAGGAGCAGACCAGTGAGCCTGTTTGTTGATGTATCCAAGGCTAACACCCTTCCTAGGGTCCGTGAGAATCCCCTGCCCCCAGAACCTAAGAGCCCTGGGGAGTATGTAAGCATTGAGTTTAAGGGGGAGAAGAGCAGCCAGACTGGGGTTGGAGGAGGGCGGGGCAGGGGTCTCAGGCATGGCTTATCACTGCCTCATGgctcaagcagcaattatcctCAACACAGGCCAACGTCTTGCTTAGGGAACTTTATCTCCCTCTCCCGTAGCCCCTCTGCCCCCATCACTCCCCCAGCTGCCTCTGAGTATGTCAACATGGACTTGGGCCCTTCCCCGTCCCCCTCACCCCTCTCCCTTACCCCACTAGTTTTCCCCTCTTTCCATACCCCTCCCACGCCACCAACTCTTGCTCATGCCCCCAAAGCCTGTGTTGAGGGAACTACTGGCCCTTGTGAAGAGGGGGCCGAAGTGGCCGAGGCCCCACTTAGGAAAAGCAGAGAAAGTGCCCCATCAGTGTCTGAGTCCCCAACATCCTGTGGCGACTACACTGAGATGGCCTTCCCTAGGTCATCATCTAGTGTCTCCCCCAAAGCCCTGTCCCCCACCAGGACTGATCCTTCTGTTCCAGTGCTATCACGGGGTCTAGACTTCCCCCTAGCCAAACCTGGACCCAACCCAGACCACGGGGCTAAAGTTATTCGGGCCGACCCCCAAGGACGCAGACGGCACTGTTCAGAAACCTTCCTTGCCCCGCCTTCCCTCCCCACTTCTACCTCTACTTCCTCTTCTTCTACTGCCTCCCTCTTTCCAGAACACGCCCAAGCTGTGGCCCGCCGGCTGGGTTTTGAAAGCATGCTGTGGGGGAATGGTGCTGTGACTGATAATCCCACTCAGTTCGCCCTCCCTGGACAGCAGTCCCTTCCCACAAACACTCAGACTTCATCCACAGAGCAAGGCCTTAACTACATAGACTTGGACTTGGCCAACAAAGAGGGCCACCATTTGGGCCAGGATGGACCTTCAGGTAGCCAGGCCCCCTCTCGCCTCTTCTCTGTACTGGGTGGAGGTTCTGGGGTCGGGGGAGTGGGCGCAGCagttggcagcagcagcagcagcagctcaacaCTCAACACTTACGCCAGCATTGACTTCTACAAATCAGAGGAGCTGCGAACGCATCAGAATGGAAACAAGGAGGGTACAG